A region from the Aegilops tauschii subsp. strangulata cultivar AL8/78 chromosome 5, Aet v6.0, whole genome shotgun sequence genome encodes:
- the LOC109737253 gene encoding uncharacterized protein isoform X1: MFEKFGEVLYEAGQYKIEEVSIWKSYLARRHHPEKHEKWCRVLYKVEVIDDGASIVSIVCECGNFEHTGLLCCHALNVLDVLGMDQIPAKQILKRWTKDARNVLPDHLVHLQKDKINVNSITFRHSNLYTHALEVVRLGDANTWTYECAMEILKKAMDTLTPMASVRDGMGLEDRIHSDKGKDKELIPMHAAESHEDSDAEGSAVGNFIGLKPPERKLKPGRPTTSRDKPPYDDPGAKSKKFKDATNGKAPDGSGTSKRTHLCSICRGAGHKSTACPQRGDLPRKEREEAKCSNCGVGGHKKNTCNKPKVVLHVVENATLEQISI; encoded by the exons ATGTTTGAGAAATTTGGTGAAGTACTATATGAAGCAGGGCAATACAAAATAGAAGAGGTGAGCATATGGAAATCATATCTAGCGCGACGACACCATCCAGAGaagcatgaaaaatggtgcagaGTACTCTACAAGGTTGAAGTTATTGATGACGGCGCATCGATAGTATCGATAGTGTGCGAGTGTGGTAATTTTGAACACACGGGCTTGCTTTGCTGCCACGCATTAAAT GTCCTCGATGTCCTAGGAATGGATCAGATACCAGCAAAGCAAATTCTGAAGCGCTGGACAAAGGATGCAAGGAATGTGTTGCCAGATCATCTGGTGCACCTTCAGAAGGATAAGATTAATGTCAACTCTATAACATTCAGGCACTCAAATTTATACACTCATGCCCTCGAAGTTGTCCGTCTTGGTGATGCCAACACATGGACTTATGAATGTGCAATGGAAATACTGAAGAAAGCAATGGATACACTGACGCCCATGGCCAGCGTCCGCGACGGGATGGGGCTTGAAGACAGAATTCATTCAGATAAGGGGAAAGACAAAGAGCTGATTCCAATGCATGCAGCAGAAAGTCATGAAGACAGCGATGCTGAGGGTAGTGCGGTTGGAAATTTCATCGGCTTAAAGCCTCCAGAACGAAAACTTAAACCAGGTAGACCTACTACCAGCAGGGACAAGCCTCCATATGATGATCCAGGCGCAAAGAGCAAAAAATTCAAGGACGCAACGAACGGAAAAGCTCCAGATGGTTCTGGTACAAGCAAACGTACTCATCTCTGCAGTATATGCCGTGGAGCTGGGCACAAGAGTACTGCATGTCCGCAGAGAGGTGATCTCCCTCGCAAAGAAAGGGAAGAGGCCAAATGTTCAAACTGCGGTGTTGGTGGACACAAGAAGAACACCTGCAACAAACCTAAAGTGGTGCTGCATGTTGTTGAAAATGCAACCTTGGAGCAGATTTCCATCTAG
- the LOC109737253 gene encoding uncharacterized protein isoform X2: MDQIPAKQILKRWTKDARNVLPDHLVHLQKDKINVNSITFRHSNLYTHALEVVRLGDANTWTYECAMEILKKAMDTLTPMASVRDGMGLEDRIHSDKGKDKELIPMHAAESHEDSDAEGSAVGNFIGLKPPERKLKPGRPTTSRDKPPYDDPGAKSKKFKDATNGKAPDGSGTSKRTHLCSICRGAGHKSTACPQRGDLPRKEREEAKCSNCGVGGHKKNTCNKPKVVLHVVENATLEQISI; the protein is encoded by the coding sequence ATGGATCAGATACCAGCAAAGCAAATTCTGAAGCGCTGGACAAAGGATGCAAGGAATGTGTTGCCAGATCATCTGGTGCACCTTCAGAAGGATAAGATTAATGTCAACTCTATAACATTCAGGCACTCAAATTTATACACTCATGCCCTCGAAGTTGTCCGTCTTGGTGATGCCAACACATGGACTTATGAATGTGCAATGGAAATACTGAAGAAAGCAATGGATACACTGACGCCCATGGCCAGCGTCCGCGACGGGATGGGGCTTGAAGACAGAATTCATTCAGATAAGGGGAAAGACAAAGAGCTGATTCCAATGCATGCAGCAGAAAGTCATGAAGACAGCGATGCTGAGGGTAGTGCGGTTGGAAATTTCATCGGCTTAAAGCCTCCAGAACGAAAACTTAAACCAGGTAGACCTACTACCAGCAGGGACAAGCCTCCATATGATGATCCAGGCGCAAAGAGCAAAAAATTCAAGGACGCAACGAACGGAAAAGCTCCAGATGGTTCTGGTACAAGCAAACGTACTCATCTCTGCAGTATATGCCGTGGAGCTGGGCACAAGAGTACTGCATGTCCGCAGAGAGGTGATCTCCCTCGCAAAGAAAGGGAAGAGGCCAAATGTTCAAACTGCGGTGTTGGTGGACACAAGAAGAACACCTGCAACAAACCTAAAGTGGTGCTGCATGTTGTTGAAAATGCAACCTTGGAGCAGATTTCCATCTAG